In one window of Halomarina pelagica DNA:
- a CDS encoding universal stress protein — MDFAPFAPTWSGDDGGLVDETAYMAGELTGECILVPLLSPEVPAITDQLEIAATLARTADASLYLTNPVRIPEQTPMEFREQVATDDDRELLDWALDQAAASTSQVDGGILYSRRIVRGVLRTIATHDVDTLVLPGNSPRDLLHRKVTEQIAAHAGCDVVVVNGRSGYDEVPSILLPIAGGPHSGLATDVAGQIAEDCDAWVDVLHVVGEDASDRRRSAAEEYVDAAYERIGRPETTTTWILEAEDTGEAIVEQSRYYPLTVIGAPTTGSLRQLIHGSTNRSVRANAQSVVLSARNAHAARPLAGD, encoded by the coding sequence ATGGACTTCGCACCGTTCGCGCCGACGTGGTCGGGGGACGACGGTGGCCTCGTCGACGAGACGGCGTACATGGCCGGGGAACTCACCGGAGAGTGCATCCTCGTGCCACTTCTCTCCCCGGAGGTCCCGGCGATCACCGACCAACTCGAGATCGCGGCGACGCTCGCTCGGACGGCCGACGCGTCGCTCTACCTCACGAATCCCGTCAGGATCCCCGAGCAGACCCCGATGGAGTTCCGCGAGCAGGTCGCGACCGACGACGATCGCGAACTCCTCGACTGGGCGCTCGATCAGGCCGCCGCGTCGACGTCACAGGTGGACGGCGGAATCCTGTATAGTCGCCGGATCGTCAGGGGCGTCCTCCGCACGATCGCGACCCACGACGTGGACACGCTCGTCCTGCCGGGGAATTCGCCGAGAGACCTCCTCCACCGGAAGGTCACGGAGCAGATCGCGGCCCACGCCGGGTGTGACGTCGTCGTCGTCAACGGGAGGAGCGGCTACGACGAGGTGCCGTCGATCCTCCTTCCGATCGCCGGTGGCCCCCACTCCGGCCTGGCGACGGACGTCGCCGGGCAGATCGCCGAAGACTGCGACGCGTGGGTCGACGTCCTCCACGTCGTCGGGGAGGACGCGTCGGATCGCCGGCGGAGCGCCGCGGAGGAGTACGTCGACGCGGCGTACGAGCGCATCGGGCGACCCGAGACCACGACGACCTGGATACTCGAGGCGGAGGACACCGGTGAGGCGATCGTCGAGCAGTCGCGGTACTATCCCCTCACGGTGATCGGCGCGCCGACCACGGGTTCGCTGCGCCAGTTGATCCACGGCTCCACGAACCGGTCGGTCCGCGCGAACGCCCAGAGCGTGGTGCTGTCGGCACGGAACGCCCACGCCGCGCGGCCCCTCGCCGGCGACTGA
- a CDS encoding UPF0058 family protein encodes MRKRELVHYHALLDRIARYMRVRGDLPEDALEEYESLGVAPAAVYRSKGDHEVAVRTLAERLTAAAERALDRVEGEPADERQASVHSN; translated from the coding sequence ATGAGAAAGCGTGAATTGGTCCACTATCACGCCCTGCTCGACCGAATCGCACGGTACATGCGAGTACGGGGGGACCTACCGGAGGACGCACTCGAGGAGTACGAGTCGCTCGGCGTCGCGCCCGCGGCGGTGTACCGGTCGAAGGGCGATCACGAGGTCGCGGTCAGGACGCTGGCGGAACGTCTCACCGCGGCGGCGGAGCGCGCGCTCGATCGCGTCGAGGGGGAGCCTGCCGACGAACGCCAGGCCAGCGTCCACAGCAACTGA
- a CDS encoding CAP domain-containing protein, producing MVNKVLLVVIGGVVLASMAVGGFLGAQLYDGPTATDAPSSSGDGGDTNESGTDTPREPTGTNGTNATGGENGTDDAADGTDERAFPAEEVDAARVEREIVAIVNADVRAKASGDLPALARTDDLDAMARFHSDNMVAQGYPAHAAGGYTTLERYETFDLYDQCRVPDDTRSGVREGRELEVVSRVELSAGDVPGERAIARAIVTGWTDDPDARTKLTYRYAERVGTGVSVTDEGYVYATLDLC from the coding sequence ATGGTGAACAAGGTCTTGCTCGTCGTCATCGGCGGCGTCGTACTCGCGTCGATGGCCGTGGGCGGCTTCCTCGGTGCGCAGTTGTACGACGGGCCGACGGCGACGGACGCGCCGTCTTCCTCGGGCGACGGTGGTGACACGAACGAGAGCGGAACGGACACCCCTCGCGAACCGACCGGGACGAACGGGACGAACGCGACGGGAGGCGAGAACGGGACCGACGACGCGGCCGACGGGACCGACGAACGGGCGTTCCCCGCCGAGGAGGTGGACGCGGCGCGGGTCGAGCGCGAGATCGTCGCGATCGTGAACGCCGACGTGCGGGCGAAGGCGAGCGGCGACCTCCCGGCGCTCGCGCGCACCGACGACCTCGACGCGATGGCCCGGTTCCACAGCGACAACATGGTCGCACAGGGCTACCCCGCGCACGCCGCCGGCGGCTACACCACGCTGGAACGATACGAGACGTTCGACCTCTACGACCAGTGTCGGGTCCCCGACGACACGCGCTCGGGCGTTCGCGAAGGACGGGAACTCGAAGTCGTCTCCCGCGTCGAACTCAGCGCGGGAGACGTTCCGGGAGAGCGCGCCATCGCCCGGGCGATCGTGACCGGCTGGACCGATGATCCCGACGCCCGGACGAAACTCACCTACCGGTACGCCGAGCGGGTCGGCACAGGCGTGTCCGTCACGGACGAGGGGTACGTCTACGCGACGCTCGATCTCTGCTGA
- the btuC gene encoding vitamin B12 ABC transporter permease BtuC yields MQRWARTVAWSVALAVALFASVVGSVMLGSVDLAAIDVTKAILNAVAVPSSVSLASRPARLPLLGQVSWLALDVGYVHPFAFEVSRATEIIVVRLRLPRIALAAVVGFALAAAGTVMQGFFRNPMADPSIIGVSSGAAVGAVAAIVVGPPAIVAGLPAGVRIAALAFAGALAAAALVYAIASKDGRTPVATLLLAGVAVQTFLGAVVSFLLVQAGDSLERALYWLMGHLHGAGWNDVTLTLPVVLVSFGVLAAYARDLNVLLLGEEDAHALGIEVERTKRILLAVSTLMTAVAVAVVGVVGFVGLIVPHVMRLLVGPDHRILLPTSALAGSTFLVLTDALARSGPGELPVGIVTAALGAPFFLYLLRRREVHAL; encoded by the coding sequence ATGCAACGGTGGGCGCGAACCGTCGCCTGGTCGGTCGCCCTAGCGGTCGCGCTGTTCGCGTCGGTCGTCGGGAGCGTCATGCTCGGGTCGGTCGATCTCGCCGCGATCGACGTGACGAAGGCGATCCTCAACGCGGTCGCGGTGCCGTCGTCGGTGTCGCTCGCGTCCCGACCGGCCCGCCTCCCGCTCCTCGGGCAGGTCTCGTGGCTGGCGCTCGACGTGGGATACGTCCACCCGTTCGCCTTCGAGGTGAGCCGCGCGACGGAGATCATCGTCGTACGGCTCCGACTTCCCCGCATCGCGCTCGCGGCGGTCGTCGGTTTCGCGCTCGCCGCCGCGGGAACCGTGATGCAGGGGTTCTTCCGAAACCCGATGGCGGATCCGTCCATCATCGGCGTCTCGTCGGGGGCCGCCGTCGGAGCGGTCGCGGCCATCGTCGTCGGTCCGCCCGCGATCGTCGCGGGACTGCCGGCGGGGGTCCGCATCGCGGCGCTCGCGTTTGCGGGGGCGCTCGCCGCCGCCGCGCTCGTCTACGCGATCGCCTCGAAGGACGGGCGGACGCCGGTGGCGACGCTCCTGCTCGCGGGCGTCGCCGTCCAGACGTTCCTCGGCGCGGTCGTCTCCTTCCTGCTCGTGCAGGCCGGCGACAGCCTCGAACGGGCGCTCTACTGGCTCATGGGCCACCTCCACGGGGCGGGGTGGAACGACGTGACGCTCACCCTCCCGGTCGTGCTCGTCTCGTTCGGCGTGCTCGCGGCCTACGCCCGCGACCTGAACGTCCTCCTGCTGGGCGAGGAGGACGCCCACGCCCTCGGGATCGAGGTCGAGCGCACGAAGCGGATCCTGCTCGCGGTCTCGACGCTGATGACCGCCGTCGCCGTCGCCGTCGTCGGCGTCGTCGGCTTCGTCGGGCTGATCGTCCCGCACGTGATGCGCCTGCTCGTCGGTCCCGACCACCGGATCCTGCTCCCGACCAGCGCGCTCGCCGGGAGCACGTTCCTGGTTCTAACGGACGCACTCGCCCGCTCCGGCCCGGGTGAACTCCCCGTCGGCATCGTCACGGCGGCGCTCGGCGCGCCCTTCTTCCTCTACCTGCTCCGCCGGCGCGAGGTGCACGCGCTGTGA
- a CDS encoding PGF-CTERM-anchored ABC transporter substrate-binding protein: MRFRLLVVLAVLLVGVVPASAVPASAAQQEQAQCSFPYSATDATGANVTVEEEPQRVVALQASTAQIMWEIGAKDKVVGMPVRSYTAYLDGSKERTDVLTDGGMAVDVEQVVKLDPDLVVAPGSIADEQIQQIRDAGIPVYKFASDTSIESIYRQIERVGRLTGECEGAERTVSDMRDRVQLIEGAVEGEERPRVLYTFYGYTAGNGTFIDSVITAAGGQNVAAEAGIQGYAQISEEQVVKQDPEWIVTPNDAPLPNGTAYESTTAFRKNQTVTVNASLMNQAGPRVVQPMTKLAKTFHPEAVEEALASADAANGTNGTDDSAGTNGTDGTNGTNASADATDGNGSGGTGGSGPGFGVAAAVVALVGAALLTLRRT, from the coding sequence ATGCGTTTCCGCCTACTCGTCGTGCTCGCGGTTCTGCTCGTCGGCGTCGTTCCGGCGAGCGCGGTCCCCGCGAGCGCGGCACAACAGGAGCAAGCACAGTGTTCGTTCCCCTACAGCGCGACCGACGCGACGGGGGCGAACGTGACCGTCGAGGAGGAGCCCCAGCGCGTCGTCGCGTTGCAGGCGAGCACCGCGCAGATCATGTGGGAGATCGGCGCGAAGGACAAGGTGGTGGGGATGCCCGTCCGGTCGTACACCGCGTACCTGGACGGCTCGAAGGAGCGCACCGACGTGCTCACCGACGGCGGGATGGCCGTCGACGTAGAGCAGGTCGTCAAGCTCGACCCCGACCTCGTCGTCGCGCCGGGGAGCATCGCGGACGAGCAGATCCAGCAGATCCGCGACGCCGGGATCCCCGTCTACAAGTTCGCCTCCGACACCTCCATCGAGAGCATCTACCGACAGATCGAGCGCGTCGGTCGGCTGACCGGCGAGTGCGAGGGCGCGGAGCGAACCGTCTCCGATATGCGCGACCGCGTTCAGCTCATCGAGGGTGCCGTGGAGGGCGAGGAGCGACCGAGAGTGCTCTACACGTTCTACGGCTACACGGCGGGCAACGGCACGTTCATCGACAGCGTCATCACCGCCGCTGGCGGGCAGAACGTCGCCGCCGAGGCGGGCATCCAGGGGTACGCACAGATCAGCGAGGAGCAGGTCGTGAAGCAGGACCCCGAGTGGATCGTCACGCCCAACGACGCCCCGCTGCCCAACGGGACGGCCTACGAGAGCACCACCGCGTTCCGGAAGAACCAGACGGTCACCGTCAACGCCAGCCTGATGAACCAGGCCGGGCCGCGCGTCGTCCAGCCGATGACGAAGCTCGCGAAGACGTTCCACCCGGAGGCGGTCGAGGAGGCGCTCGCCAGCGCCGACGCCGCGAACGGGACGAACGGCACGGACGACTCGGCCGGCACGAACGGTACTGACGGGACGAACGGAACGAACGCGTCCGCCGACGCGACCGACGGCAACGGCTCCGGCGGAACGGGCGGGAGCGGCCCCGGCTTCGGCGTCGCCGCCGCTGTGGTCGCCCTCGTCGGCGCGGCGCTGCTGACGCTCCGGCGAACGTAG
- the srp19 gene encoding signal recognition particle subunit SRP19 produces the protein MVENVIWPAALDANCSRREGRRVSLELAVEDPTVDEIARAVQQVGYDAVIERDKTYPREYEPRGRVLVQNADDAGKSDLLQAVAAYVAALRE, from the coding sequence ATGGTCGAGAACGTCATCTGGCCCGCCGCCCTCGACGCCAACTGCTCTCGGCGCGAGGGACGGCGCGTCTCGCTCGAACTCGCCGTCGAGGACCCGACGGTGGACGAGATCGCCCGGGCCGTCCAGCAGGTCGGCTACGACGCCGTCATCGAACGCGACAAGACCTACCCGCGGGAGTACGAACCCCGCGGGCGCGTCCTGGTCCAGAACGCCGACGACGCGGGCAAGAGCGACCTCCTCCAGGCGGTGGCGGCCTACGTCGCGGCCCTCCGCGAATGA
- a CDS encoding H/ACA ribonucleoprotein complex subunit GAR1, whose protein sequence is MKRVGEAVRTAQGLVVVRSPDRSHPDFGVQVLDENLDRVGRVVDVFGPVSRPYVAVSPDDDVRPAALLGTKLYAR, encoded by the coding sequence ATGAAGCGCGTCGGCGAGGCGGTCCGGACCGCCCAGGGACTCGTCGTCGTCCGCTCGCCCGACAGGTCACACCCCGACTTCGGCGTCCAGGTGCTCGACGAGAACCTGGACCGCGTCGGGCGCGTGGTCGACGTGTTCGGTCCCGTCTCCCGCCCCTACGTCGCCGTCTCGCCCGACGACGACGTCCGCCCCGCGGCGCTGCTCGGAACGAAGCTCTACGCCCGGTGA
- a CDS encoding presenilin family intramembrane aspartyl protease PSH encodes MNRRAYVAAGATVLIFLLVQVGALAMVEPFKSAGLQTVEDPQDPTNSLLYLVAILVATGAMLAAFKLGGDAVIRLFIVLSGGMLSYYVFLVLLPPVVAVGGFSGAALGAAGLLALALLVYPEWYVIDATGIVMGVGAAALFGISFGLLPALLLLAALAVYDAISVYGTEHMLTLASGVMDLRVPVVLVVPLTLDYSFLEEDGAARVSDGGTTPDGGEVTDDRPGANGADSAGEDAPAPAERDAFFIGLGDAVMPTILVASAAFFLETPSLGVPGLPALTLPALTAMVGTLAGLLVLVRMVMKGRAHAGLPLLNGGAIVGYLAGALASGVPLLRALGLG; translated from the coding sequence ATGAACAGACGGGCGTACGTCGCCGCCGGCGCGACGGTACTCATCTTCCTGCTCGTGCAGGTCGGCGCGCTGGCGATGGTCGAGCCGTTCAAATCCGCCGGACTGCAGACCGTCGAAGACCCGCAGGATCCGACGAACAGCCTCCTCTACCTCGTCGCCATCCTCGTCGCCACGGGCGCGATGCTCGCGGCGTTCAAGCTCGGGGGGGACGCCGTGATCCGCCTGTTCATCGTCCTCTCCGGGGGGATGCTCTCGTACTACGTCTTCCTCGTCCTCCTCCCGCCGGTGGTCGCCGTCGGGGGGTTCAGCGGGGCCGCCCTCGGGGCGGCGGGCCTCCTCGCGCTCGCGCTGCTCGTCTACCCCGAGTGGTACGTCATCGACGCGACCGGCATCGTGATGGGCGTCGGCGCGGCGGCGCTGTTCGGCATCAGCTTCGGTCTCCTGCCCGCCCTGCTCCTCCTGGCGGCGCTCGCCGTCTACGACGCCATCAGCGTCTACGGCACCGAGCACATGCTCACGCTCGCATCCGGCGTCATGGACCTGCGCGTTCCGGTCGTGCTGGTCGTCCCGCTCACGCTCGACTACTCGTTCCTGGAGGAGGACGGCGCGGCCCGCGTCTCCGACGGGGGGACGACGCCGGACGGCGGGGAGGTGACCGACGACCGGCCGGGAGCGAACGGCGCCGATTCGGCGGGGGAGGACGCGCCGGCCCCGGCCGAGCGCGACGCCTTCTTCATCGGCCTCGGCGACGCGGTGATGCCCACGATCCTCGTCGCCAGCGCCGCGTTCTTCCTCGAGACGCCCTCCCTCGGCGTCCCCGGCCTGCCGGCGCTCACCCTGCCCGCGCTCACCGCGATGGTCGGGACGCTCGCCGGCCTGCTCGTGCTCGTGAGGATGGTGATGAAGGGACGCGCGCACGCCGGCCTCCCGCTCCTGAACGGCGGGGCCATCGTCGGCTACCTCGCCGGCGCGCTCGCGTCGGGGGTCCCGCTGCTTCGTGCGCTCGGACTCGGATGA
- a CDS encoding ornithine cyclodeaminase family protein codes for MTETLFLTSGELADLATPAEYVEAVREGYRQQGPAEPRTRLVSEAPVGMLTGYLAILPETGAMGGYTYAAGFERGDVHFVLPLFDARSGDPLALIDGASMNPFKTGATGAVGIDALAREDASVLAIIGSGAQARGQLAAAVTVRDFETVNVYSPTKEHREAFASEANGRYDASVGAVASSDAAVEGADVVITATNADEPVFDGDLLEPGTHVTAMGRYDPEKRELDATTVERATYVVDLRARAAQDAGAFIRAVEEGVVSEGHLHGDLGEVLAGDVPGRQSDDEITVFDSGGTAIETVAAAHMLYEKAKAEGLGEYVDLAPGSEALTGR; via the coding sequence ATGACCGAGACGCTCTTTCTCACCAGCGGCGAACTCGCCGACCTCGCGACGCCCGCGGAGTACGTCGAGGCGGTCCGCGAGGGGTACCGCCAGCAGGGTCCCGCCGAACCTCGAACCCGTCTCGTCAGCGAGGCACCGGTCGGGATGCTCACGGGATATCTCGCCATCCTCCCGGAGACGGGTGCGATGGGCGGCTACACCTACGCCGCCGGGTTCGAGCGGGGCGACGTGCACTTCGTGCTGCCGCTGTTCGACGCTCGCTCGGGCGACCCCCTCGCGCTCATCGACGGCGCGAGCATGAACCCGTTCAAGACCGGCGCGACGGGAGCCGTCGGCATCGACGCGCTCGCCCGCGAGGACGCGAGCGTCCTCGCCATCATCGGGAGCGGGGCGCAGGCGCGCGGCCAGCTCGCCGCGGCCGTGACGGTCCGCGACTTCGAGACGGTGAACGTCTACTCCCCGACGAAGGAGCACCGCGAGGCGTTCGCTAGCGAGGCGAACGGCCGGTACGACGCCAGCGTCGGCGCGGTCGCCTCCAGCGACGCCGCCGTCGAGGGCGCGGACGTGGTGATCACGGCGACGAACGCCGACGAACCGGTGTTCGACGGCGACCTGCTCGAACCGGGGACGCACGTCACCGCGATGGGGCGGTACGACCCCGAGAAGCGCGAACTCGACGCGACCACCGTCGAGCGCGCGACGTACGTCGTCGACCTACGCGCGCGCGCCGCCCAGGACGCCGGGGCGTTCATCAGGGCCGTCGAGGAAGGGGTCGTGAGCGAGGGTCACCTCCACGGCGACCTGGGCGAGGTGCTCGCGGGCGACGTTCCGGGCCGCCAGAGCGACGACGAGATCACGGTGTTCGACAGCGGCGGCACCGCTATCGAGACGGTCGCCGCGGCGCACATGCTCTACGAGAAGGCGAAGGCCGAGGGCCTCGGCGAGTACGTCGACCTCGCGCCGGGGAGCGAGGCGCTGACCGGCCGGTAG
- a CDS encoding MFS transporter: MVQFDTTSAVIGGIVGVGLALFGLGALPAGVLTDRIGSQPLIVASLVGMGGAFLLLSVAPSLPVVALALVVWGASASVYHPAGLSLITRGVEERGTAFAYHGTAGNVGTALGPFLTTVLLFLLGDDWHLVVALLALPALAGALFALRADVNETAAIAADGGTSKANPGVDSFAEFVATSRRLFVGAFVLVFAAVMLSGIYYRGILTFLPELLGGFDVIRPMELFGREFTPANYIYTFLLGVGVLGQYAGGKLTDRVPLELGLAVGYGTLGLVALAYLPVAAVGVLPLLALSAVLGFFLFLVQPFYQATVAEYTPSEARGLSYGYTYLGVFGVGALGAPIAGTALQYLSADLLFVILAAFAFGASAIGLSLLRLSRRR; encoded by the coding sequence TTGGTCCAGTTCGACACGACGTCGGCGGTCATCGGGGGGATCGTCGGCGTCGGCCTCGCGCTGTTCGGCCTCGGCGCGCTCCCGGCGGGCGTGCTCACCGATCGGATCGGCTCGCAGCCGCTCATCGTCGCCAGCCTCGTCGGGATGGGAGGGGCGTTCCTCCTGTTGAGCGTCGCGCCGAGCCTGCCGGTCGTCGCGCTCGCGCTCGTCGTCTGGGGAGCGTCCGCGAGCGTCTACCACCCGGCGGGCCTCTCGCTCATCACCCGGGGGGTCGAGGAACGCGGCACCGCGTTCGCCTACCACGGGACGGCGGGCAACGTCGGCACCGCCCTCGGCCCGTTTCTCACCACCGTTCTCCTCTTTCTGCTGGGCGACGACTGGCACCTCGTCGTCGCACTCCTCGCGCTCCCGGCGCTCGCCGGCGCGCTGTTCGCGCTCCGCGCGGACGTGAACGAGACGGCGGCGATCGCGGCCGACGGCGGGACGAGCAAGGCGAACCCCGGTGTCGACTCGTTCGCGGAGTTCGTCGCGACCTCGCGGCGGCTGTTCGTCGGCGCGTTCGTCCTCGTCTTCGCCGCGGTCATGCTCTCGGGGATCTACTACCGCGGCATCCTGACGTTCCTCCCCGAACTGCTCGGCGGCTTCGACGTCATCCGGCCCATGGAACTGTTCGGACGAGAGTTCACGCCCGCCAACTACATCTACACGTTCCTGCTCGGCGTGGGCGTCCTCGGCCAGTACGCCGGCGGGAAACTCACCGACCGCGTGCCGCTCGAACTCGGCCTCGCGGTCGGCTACGGGACCCTCGGGCTGGTCGCGCTCGCATATCTGCCGGTCGCCGCGGTCGGGGTCCTCCCGCTCCTCGCGCTCAGCGCCGTCCTCGGCTTCTTCCTCTTTCTCGTCCAGCCGTTCTACCAGGCGACCGTCGCCGAGTACACGCCCTCCGAGGCGCGCGGGCTCTCCTACGGCTACACCTACCTCGGCGTCTTCGGCGTCGGCGCGCTCGGCGCGCCGATCGCGGGGACCGCCCTCCAGTACCTCTCTGCCGACCTCCTGTTCGTCATCCTCGCCGCGTTCGCGTTCGGCGCGTCGGCGATCGGCCTCTCCCTCCTCCGGCTCAGCCGACGACGCTGA
- a CDS encoding DUF3054 domain-containing protein, producing the protein MSTTTATLRGRIDPSLATLGLAVGDLLLVGAFVVLGEVSHFDAAFVLANPGYVLGTYLPFALGWLVVAPLVGAYGRAARSTARSAAVYAAGSWFGAVVVGQALRATALFHGEFAATFFLVSLGVGLALLLPWRVAVSVVG; encoded by the coding sequence ATGAGCACGACGACGGCCACCCTCCGCGGCCGCATCGATCCCTCCCTCGCGACGCTCGGACTCGCCGTGGGCGATCTGCTGCTCGTCGGCGCGTTCGTCGTCCTCGGCGAGGTGAGCCACTTCGACGCGGCGTTCGTGCTGGCGAACCCGGGGTACGTCCTCGGGACGTACCTCCCGTTCGCCCTCGGTTGGCTCGTCGTCGCCCCGCTGGTGGGGGCGTACGGGCGCGCGGCCCGCTCGACGGCGCGGTCGGCCGCGGTCTACGCCGCCGGCTCGTGGTTCGGCGCGGTCGTCGTCGGGCAGGCGCTGCGGGCGACGGCGCTGTTCCACGGCGAGTTCGCGGCGACCTTCTTCCTCGTCTCGCTCGGCGTCGGCCTCGCACTGCTGCTGCCGTGGCGGGTGGCGGTCAGCGTCGTCGGCTGA
- a CDS encoding GNAT family N-acetyltransferase yields the protein MQFAVLGWPEDGPTLRLDHRRFAYAGKFVMSNTGKAVALADGVAPDDLPAAREAPAPAAGVLAALSFNGDRTEPDALWIRYVTTRRDRRGEGIGARLVAFLVARARERGYERVRIAVNNVFAYHALSKAGFGYTGRQTGLSELVLERSIDRGADREGRPVDRGRYREGLDVYAARDLTDHERAFVAAKREAGPPPMIDHS from the coding sequence ATGCAGTTCGCGGTGCTCGGCTGGCCCGAGGACGGCCCCACCCTTCGCCTCGACCACCGGCGGTTCGCCTACGCCGGGAAGTTCGTCATGTCGAACACCGGCAAGGCCGTCGCGCTCGCCGACGGGGTCGCGCCAGACGACCTCCCCGCCGCCCGCGAGGCCCCGGCCCCGGCCGCGGGCGTCCTCGCCGCGCTCTCGTTCAACGGGGACCGGACCGAACCGGACGCGCTCTGGATCCGGTACGTCACGACCCGGCGCGACCGCCGCGGCGAGGGGATCGGCGCGCGCCTCGTCGCGTTCCTCGTCGCTCGTGCCCGCGAGCGCGGGTACGAGCGCGTCCGCATCGCCGTCAACAACGTCTTCGCCTACCACGCGCTCTCCAAGGCGGGCTTCGGCTACACGGGCCGGCAGACGGGCCTCTCGGAACTCGTCCTCGAGCGCTCGATCGATCGGGGGGCCGACCGCGAGGGTCGCCCCGTCGACCGGGGGCGGTACCGCGAGGGGCTCGACGTCTACGCCGCCCGCGACCTGACCGACCACGAGCGGGCGTTCGTCGCGGCGAAGCGAGAAGCGGGTCCGCCGCCGATGATCGACCACTCGTGA
- a CDS encoding DMT family transporter: MSWAWATLLVAGIFEIGWALGLELSDGFSRFWPSVGTVVALVVSMVLLARATRTLPVGTAYAVWTGIGAVGTAAGGIVLFDEPNNAARVFCILLVVAGIVGLKLTSSV, from the coding sequence ATGTCGTGGGCCTGGGCGACGCTCCTCGTCGCCGGAATCTTCGAAATCGGCTGGGCGCTCGGACTCGAACTCTCGGACGGCTTCTCCCGGTTCTGGCCGAGCGTCGGCACCGTCGTCGCGCTCGTCGTCAGCATGGTTCTCCTCGCGCGCGCGACGCGAACGCTCCCCGTCGGGACCGCCTACGCCGTCTGGACGGGCATCGGCGCGGTCGGCACCGCCGCGGGCGGTATCGTGCTGTTCGACGAGCCGAACAACGCCGCCCGCGTGTTCTGCATCCTGCTCGTCGTGGCCGGCATCGTCGGACTGAAGCTGACGAGTTCGGTCTGA
- the fen gene encoding flap endonuclease-1 — translation MGNAALRQLAVVEDVSFSDLAGSVVAVDAHNWLYRYLTTTVRFTSAGAYTTAAGEEVANLIGVVQGLPKLFEHDVTPVFVFDGGVTDLKEAEIEDRRDQRERYEEQLEAAREEGDAVEISTLESRTQRLTPLIQETTRELLGLLDVPIVEAPAEGEAQAAHMARKGRVDYVGTEDYDALLLGAPRTLRQLTSAGAPELMDFEATLARHDLTWEQLVDVGILCGTDFNEGVPGIGPKTAVKLVHEHGDLWGVFEARDAYVEHADLIRELFLNPTVTDDYDFETAISPDVDAARAYVCEEWEVPESEVERGFERIEESVAQTGLDDWL, via the coding sequence ATGGGAAACGCAGCGTTGCGACAGCTCGCGGTCGTCGAGGACGTCTCCTTCTCGGACCTCGCCGGGAGCGTCGTCGCCGTGGACGCACATAACTGGCTCTACCGGTATCTCACGACCACCGTGCGGTTCACGTCGGCCGGCGCGTACACGACGGCGGCGGGCGAGGAGGTGGCGAACCTCATCGGCGTCGTCCAGGGGCTCCCCAAGCTCTTCGAGCACGACGTGACGCCGGTGTTCGTCTTCGACGGCGGCGTCACCGACCTGAAGGAAGCGGAGATCGAGGACCGCCGCGACCAGCGCGAGCGCTACGAGGAGCAACTGGAGGCGGCCCGCGAGGAGGGCGACGCGGTCGAGATCTCGACGCTCGAATCGCGAACCCAGCGGCTCACCCCCCTGATCCAGGAGACGACCCGCGAACTCCTCGGGCTGCTCGACGTGCCGATCGTCGAGGCACCCGCCGAGGGGGAGGCGCAGGCGGCGCACATGGCCCGGAAGGGACGGGTCGACTACGTGGGAACCGAGGACTACGACGCCCTCCTGCTCGGCGCGCCCCGGACGCTCAGACAGTTGACGAGCGCCGGTGCTCCCGAACTCATGGACTTCGAGGCGACGCTCGCGAGACACGACCTCACCTGGGAGCAACTCGTCGACGTGGGCATCCTCTGCGGGACGGACTTCAACGAGGGCGTCCCCGGCATCGGCCCGAAGACGGCGGTGAAACTCGTCCACGAGCACGGCGACCTCTGGGGCGTGTTCGAGGCGCGTGACGCCTACGTCGAACACGCCGACCTGATCCGCGAACTCTTCCTGAACCCGACGGTCACCGACGACTACGACTTCGAGACGGCCATCTCGCCGGACGTCGACGCCGCCCGCGCCTACGTCTGCGAGGAGTGGGAGGTGCCAGAGAGCGAGGTCGAACGCGGCTTCGAGCGCATCGAGGAGTCGGTCGCACAGACGGGACTCGACGACTGGCTCTGA
- a CDS encoding dodecin family protein yields the protein MTAVKIIKVLGTSSESWEDAAQEAVSKASETIHDISGVEVEDWTASVEDGKIVQYKATVEIAFPVEAQRRDRNSGGRSVIQRLRPKSR from the coding sequence ATGACGGCAGTGAAAATCATCAAGGTGCTCGGTACGTCGAGCGAATCGTGGGAAGACGCCGCCCAGGAGGCGGTCAGCAAGGCGAGCGAGACGATACACGACATCTCGGGCGTCGAGGTCGAAGACTGGACGGCCTCCGTCGAGGACGGGAAGATCGTCCAGTACAAGGCGACCGTGGAGATCGCCTTCCCGGTCGAGGCCCAGCGGCGCGATCGGAACTCGGGCGGTCGGAGCGTCATCCAGCGCCTCCGTCCGAAGTCGCGCTGA